Proteins from one Flavobacterium sp. N2038 genomic window:
- a CDS encoding DUF6377 domain-containing protein, which produces MQRILILLFFLGGFSLAAKETNPVLEELDKVLLKKDIYLKQKYRKIESLKRDVSKFTVSQNNEQLYHTYMSLFEEYKSFKYDSAYYYLEEAKIKAIVLKDPKYLAKSRIKEGFVLLSSGLFKEAIDTLNVINDQKLDQKNKFEYYSIKARAYYDLADYNKDQRFNIHYVQQGNHFLKKALELIGTNSNEYWAAESLKRLKQQDWRGAEFAFSYWINNYKLPADYYGIATSSLGYIYSERGYTKKAIQYLALAAIADVKNATKETVALRNLANELFKMGYLDKANEYINIAMDDATFYNARHRKIEISSILPIIEKAQLNNVKDKNDKLEKIIILLTILTVIIFVFLGIIFKQLKEKNKARKIMADSYLQLQEMNVSLSEANAIKEEYITYFIKATSAFINKIDHIQKSTLHKIITKKTDEVIASLKRYNVKEERENLFHQFDEIFLKLFPTFVTDFNHLFPNDHKCIVKKGELLNTELRIFALYRLGIQDSSQMAEFLELSVATIYTYKTRIKSKSDFKDTFEQKIMEIKTI; this is translated from the coding sequence ATGCAAAGAATATTGATACTGCTTTTCTTCCTGGGCGGTTTTTCTCTCGCTGCAAAAGAGACAAATCCTGTTTTAGAAGAATTAGATAAAGTGCTTCTTAAAAAAGACATTTATCTAAAACAGAAATATCGAAAAATTGAAAGCTTAAAAAGAGATGTGTCTAAGTTTACTGTAAGCCAAAATAACGAACAGCTGTATCATACTTATATGTCATTGTTTGAGGAATATAAATCTTTCAAATACGATTCGGCTTACTATTATTTAGAAGAAGCCAAAATCAAAGCTATAGTTCTCAAGGATCCAAAATATTTGGCAAAAAGCCGAATCAAGGAAGGTTTTGTTTTGCTTTCATCCGGATTGTTTAAAGAAGCAATTGACACACTGAATGTTATTAATGACCAAAAACTCGATCAGAAAAATAAATTTGAGTACTATTCGATAAAAGCACGAGCCTATTATGATTTAGCCGATTACAATAAAGACCAGCGCTTTAATATTCATTATGTACAGCAAGGAAATCATTTTCTAAAAAAAGCTCTGGAATTAATTGGAACCAACTCTAATGAATATTGGGCAGCAGAGAGCTTAAAAAGACTTAAACAACAGGATTGGCGTGGTGCCGAATTTGCATTTAGCTACTGGATTAATAATTACAAATTGCCTGCCGATTATTATGGCATTGCTACATCCAGTCTTGGGTATATTTATTCTGAACGGGGTTATACCAAAAAAGCAATTCAATATCTGGCTCTTGCTGCTATTGCCGATGTTAAAAATGCTACAAAAGAAACCGTTGCACTTCGAAATTTAGCCAACGAACTCTTTAAAATGGGCTATTTGGATAAAGCAAACGAGTACATCAATATTGCCATGGATGATGCTACTTTTTATAATGCAAGACATCGAAAAATTGAGATTTCCTCCATTCTGCCTATTATCGAAAAAGCACAGCTTAATAATGTAAAAGACAAGAATGATAAACTAGAAAAGATTATTATTCTCTTGACAATCTTAACGGTTATTATTTTTGTTTTTCTGGGCATTATTTTCAAACAATTAAAAGAAAAGAATAAAGCGCGAAAAATTATGGCCGATTCGTACTTGCAATTGCAGGAGATGAATGTGAGTTTAAGCGAAGCCAATGCCATTAAAGAAGAATATATTACCTATTTTATCAAAGCAACTTCAGCGTTTATTAATAAAATTGATCATATTCAGAAAAGTACTTTGCATAAAATCATTACCAAAAAAACAGACGAGGTTATTGCGAGTTTAAAGCGCTACAATGTCAAAGAAGAACGTGAGAATCTTTTTCATCAGTTTGATGAAATTTTCCTGAAGTTATTCCCCACTTTTGTGACCGACTTTAATCATTTATTCCCAAATGATCATAAATGTATTGTCAAAAAAGGCGAACTTTTAAATACCGAATTAAGAATTTTTGCTTTGTATCGACTTGGAATTCAAGACAGCAGTCAAATGGCAGAATTCTTAGAACTTTCTGTAGCTACAATTTATACCTACAAAACCAGGATTAAAAGTAAATCTGATTTTAAAGATACTTTTGAGCAAAAGATTATGGAGATTAAAACAATTTGA
- a CDS encoding DUF5004 domain-containing protein codes for MKCKSLYWLAFMMCFFAIGCDNTDDGSYVEPITLYEKVNGNWGLTNLKMVDEVAKANNIEPNEENLSTYFNYEDFKIKFNVDEKNNPTSYEVTGDVPPLFAPKGYWALSSDFQQTNGIGTKIYLYSDAQKTQKTDELRLVSVPGKNKEMQIQLAHSSGGVVFASYIFKLNAIN; via the coding sequence ATGAAATGTAAAAGTCTTTATTGGTTAGCTTTTATGATGTGTTTTTTTGCGATCGGATGCGATAACACAGATGACGGAAGCTACGTAGAACCGATTACCCTTTATGAAAAAGTAAACGGGAATTGGGGATTAACAAATCTGAAAATGGTGGATGAAGTTGCGAAAGCAAATAATATCGAACCAAACGAAGAAAACTTGAGTACTTATTTTAACTACGAAGATTTTAAAATCAAATTTAACGTAGATGAAAAGAACAATCCAACAAGTTATGAAGTAACAGGAGATGTCCCTCCGTTATTTGCTCCTAAAGGATATTGGGCATTGAGCTCAGATTTTCAGCAGACCAATGGTATTGGAACTAAAATCTACTTGTACAGCGATGCACAAAAAACGCAAAAAACAGACGAGCTAAGATTGGTTTCGGTTCCAGGTAAAAACAAAGAAATGCAGATTCAATTGGCACATTCTTCTGGTGGCGTCGTTTTCGCGTCTTACATATTTAAATTAAATGCTATTAATTAA
- a CDS encoding SusC/RagA family TonB-linked outer membrane protein yields MNSKNKKSVLHQMWTAKGAVLMIFMLFLSAGTFAQTKKQISGTVYDNTGTLLPGASIIEVGTKNGTTTDFDGKFSLQVAVGSAIEVSFIGATTQKVQITGNNNYEVRLQNDGYSLAEVQVVSVGYGKVKKSDLTGAISTVGADDLLKGTISSTEQVLQGKVAGLSIIRPSGDPAAGSTIRLRGGTSLTASNSPLIVVDGIAGVDINVVQPSDIKSVDVLKDASATAIYGSRGANGVIIITTKSGTKGVSVVYNGSSGFGYVNDNLDLLSANQWRGYVRQNQIADAVDYGANTNWQKAIEQTAISQSHTLSINSGKADSGFRTSLSYLNNEGVIKKSGLERLSGNVSAYQFLGDNKEVKFDMGLFANIDKWHPIDYRIFERAYNLNPTIPVYDANGDFSVVVGNIYQNPVEILTNRTFDNERHRLLGYFKTDVKFLNDFTATANISLEHNAVKAGTYKPSYAVMEGQTENGFAQRTYDEYTNAQGELYVNYSKIIDKHNISALAGYSYLENIYEGFGAQRGGFVTDAFSYNNLGAGYNYRLNDVYSYKGKSNLVSFYARANYGYDGKYLLTATVRRDGSSRFGENNKWGTFPSASVAWRISNEEFMESSKSWLDNLKLRVGYGVTGNQDGIGEYKSLSILGVGHDSYYDPVSKTWSLAYSPKQNPNPDLKWESTEQLNIGFDFGLFNRITGSFEWYSKKTKDLLYTYEVPQPPYLVGTMLANVGEMSNKGVELTLNADIIKGDKFNWNANLTLGHNVQKIEKLSNPTYKTDVIYSGSLHGLAGMSGQYSQIIAEGYPVGTFWGFKNAGLDSTGKIQYYNAAGQVVDESVLVDADKTDLGNIQPDLTLGLGMNFTYGNFDLGFSGYGMFGQKALNATNMMLNDPNRLPAFNVPDSFLSSGITSAPKYSDYWIEDASFFRLQTLTFGYTLPLKYKKSKFRMYVMGENLFVITGYKGVDPEIGLNAQDGIGQTGVMDKTGLAAPGIDRYNNYPRPTTISVGLNFTLNN; encoded by the coding sequence ATGAATAGTAAAAATAAAAAAAGCGTCCTGCATCAAATGTGGACTGCTAAAGGAGCGGTATTGATGATTTTTATGCTTTTTCTTTCTGCCGGTACTTTCGCGCAGACGAAAAAACAAATATCAGGAACCGTTTATGACAATACGGGAACACTATTGCCGGGAGCTTCTATCATTGAAGTAGGAACAAAAAACGGAACTACTACAGATTTTGATGGTAAATTTAGTCTTCAGGTAGCCGTAGGAAGTGCAATCGAAGTTTCGTTTATCGGAGCAACAACACAAAAAGTTCAGATTACCGGAAATAATAATTATGAAGTTCGTCTGCAAAATGACGGTTATAGTCTGGCAGAAGTACAGGTAGTTTCTGTAGGTTACGGAAAAGTAAAAAAATCAGATTTGACAGGAGCAATTTCTACAGTTGGAGCAGATGATTTACTAAAAGGAACTATTTCTTCTACAGAGCAGGTTTTGCAAGGTAAAGTAGCAGGATTGAGTATTATTCGTCCTTCTGGAGATCCGGCTGCGGGTTCTACAATCCGTCTTCGTGGAGGAACTTCTTTAACGGCAAGCAACAGCCCATTAATTGTGGTTGATGGTATTGCAGGAGTTGATATTAACGTGGTTCAGCCTTCTGATATTAAATCGGTTGACGTTCTTAAAGATGCTTCGGCGACAGCAATTTACGGTTCTCGTGGGGCAAATGGAGTAATTATAATTACAACTAAATCCGGAACAAAAGGAGTTTCAGTTGTTTACAACGGATCATCTGGTTTTGGATATGTTAATGATAACTTAGATCTATTGTCTGCAAATCAATGGAGAGGTTATGTTCGCCAAAATCAAATCGCAGATGCAGTAGATTATGGAGCAAATACAAACTGGCAAAAAGCAATCGAGCAGACAGCAATTTCTCAGTCTCATACTTTAAGTATCAATTCTGGCAAAGCCGACAGTGGTTTCAGAACATCACTTTCTTACTTAAACAATGAAGGAGTTATTAAAAAATCTGGTTTAGAAAGATTAAGCGGAAATGTTAGTGCTTATCAATTTTTAGGAGATAACAAAGAAGTAAAATTTGATATGGGATTATTTGCAAACATCGACAAATGGCACCCAATTGATTACAGAATTTTTGAAAGAGCTTACAACTTAAATCCGACTATTCCAGTTTATGATGCAAATGGAGATTTTAGTGTTGTAGTAGGAAATATTTACCAAAATCCAGTTGAGATTTTAACCAACAGAACTTTCGATAATGAAAGACACAGACTTTTGGGTTATTTTAAAACAGATGTAAAATTTCTCAATGACTTTACTGCGACAGCAAATATTTCATTAGAACACAATGCTGTAAAAGCGGGTACTTACAAACCATCTTATGCCGTTATGGAAGGGCAGACTGAAAATGGTTTTGCTCAAAGAACTTATGATGAATATACTAATGCGCAAGGTGAGCTATATGTAAATTACAGCAAAATTATTGACAAACATAACATTAGTGCTTTAGCAGGATATTCTTATCTTGAAAACATCTATGAAGGTTTTGGAGCTCAGAGAGGCGGATTTGTAACAGATGCTTTTAGCTATAATAATTTAGGAGCTGGTTACAACTATCGTTTGAACGATGTGTATTCATACAAAGGAAAATCAAATTTAGTTTCTTTTTATGCTCGTGCTAACTACGGTTATGATGGTAAATATTTATTAACTGCAACCGTAAGACGCGACGGATCAAGCCGTTTTGGAGAAAACAATAAATGGGGAACCTTCCCATCTGCTTCTGTAGCTTGGAGAATTTCTAACGAAGAATTCATGGAATCTTCAAAAAGCTGGTTAGACAATTTAAAACTAAGAGTTGGTTACGGAGTTACAGGTAATCAGGACGGAATTGGGGAGTATAAATCACTTTCTATCTTAGGAGTTGGACACGACAGTTACTACGATCCTGTAAGTAAAACCTGGAGTTTGGCTTATTCTCCAAAACAAAATCCAAACCCTGATTTGAAATGGGAATCTACAGAACAGCTTAACATTGGTTTCGATTTTGGTCTTTTCAACAGAATTACAGGATCATTTGAATGGTATTCTAAAAAAACAAAAGATTTATTATACACTTACGAAGTGCCTCAGCCTCCATATTTAGTGGGAACAATGTTGGCAAACGTTGGAGAAATGTCAAATAAAGGAGTAGAGCTAACTTTGAATGCTGATATTATCAAAGGAGATAAATTCAATTGGAATGCTAATTTAACTCTTGGACACAACGTTCAGAAAATCGAGAAACTTTCTAATCCAACTTATAAAACAGATGTTATTTATAGTGGCTCTCTTCATGGTTTAGCGGGTATGTCCGGACAGTATTCTCAAATCATTGCTGAAGGATACCCTGTTGGAACTTTCTGGGGATTCAAAAATGCTGGTTTAGATTCTACTGGAAAAATACAGTATTACAATGCTGCAGGACAAGTAGTAGACGAAAGTGTTTTGGTAGATGCCGATAAAACAGATTTAGGAAACATTCAGCCTGATTTGACTTTAGGTCTTGGGATGAATTTTACTTACGGGAATTTTGATCTTGGATTTTCCGGATATGGAATGTTTGGACAAAAAGCATTAAATGCAACCAACATGATGTTAAACGATCCAAACAGATTACCAGCTTTTAATGTGCCGGATTCTTTCTTAAGCAGTGGTATTACTTCTGCTCCTAAGTATTCTGATTACTGGATTGAAGATGCTTCTTTCTTTAGGCTTCAGACCTTGACTTTTGGTTATACTTTACCATTGAAATACAAAAAATCTAAATTTAGAATGTATGTAATGGGAGAAAACTTGTTTGTAATTACAGGTTACAAAGGTGTAGATCCGGAGATTGGTTTAAATGCTCAGGATGGAATTGGTCAGACTGGAGTAATGGATAAAACTGGTTTGGCAGCTCCTGGAATTGATAGATACAATAATTATCCTCGACCAACTACTATTTCTGTTGGACTAAATTTTACGCTGAATAACTAA
- a CDS encoding RagB/SusD family nutrient uptake outer membrane protein: MKIKITAAILLSMLFTVSCTDLNEQLYDQVEDGNFGNTTKEIDALVGGAYSSLRGFSDVISNNFPTSEYVFFLNEVVSDEATIPTRGTNWYDGGQYQDAQKHTWKADNRMILSAWRYNYTGIAKINAIIYQINKSTLSEQAKTPIFAELKAVRAYYYYNLLDLFGNVPIVTNFEDTDLPTNSTRKQVYDFVEKELTDAIPYLNPNVVYSKFTRNVAYSVLARLYLNSEAFIGQPRWQDCLDMCQKITGYSLTPDFFSNFVTENQTSPEIIFAIPYDSKAGTVGNYMNSMSCHYNQKLAISAIPNNYPWSANGMCAQPGVYSTFADTDKRKKCMLEGDQINLATGSVIMMDNGEPLTYTEDLTSLEDAKENEGVRLHKYEMKAGEQWERDHDFVLIRYAEILMMQAECYVRLGSPDLARPFVQQVASRAGEELPATIDLKFIDQELLKEFIFEGRRRTDNIRFGTFFLPWWSKDATEKYRAIFPIPSTVLTTNKNLKQNPGY, from the coding sequence ATGAAAATCAAAATAACAGCAGCGATACTTTTAAGCATGCTTTTTACGGTATCATGTACTGATCTGAACGAACAGTTGTATGATCAGGTAGAAGATGGGAATTTCGGGAATACAACCAAAGAAATAGATGCGCTGGTAGGTGGAGCTTATTCTTCATTAAGAGGATTCTCTGATGTAATCTCAAACAATTTTCCAACTAGCGAATATGTTTTCTTTTTGAACGAAGTAGTTTCAGATGAAGCTACAATTCCAACAAGAGGGACAAATTGGTACGACGGAGGGCAATATCAAGATGCGCAAAAACATACCTGGAAAGCAGATAACAGAATGATTCTTTCGGCGTGGCGCTACAACTATACCGGAATAGCAAAGATTAATGCGATTATTTATCAGATTAATAAGTCGACTTTATCTGAGCAGGCAAAAACCCCCATTTTTGCCGAATTAAAAGCTGTTAGAGCTTATTACTATTACAATCTTTTAGATTTATTCGGGAATGTGCCAATTGTAACCAATTTTGAAGATACAGATCTTCCGACAAATTCAACAAGAAAACAAGTTTATGACTTTGTTGAAAAGGAATTAACAGATGCTATTCCATATTTAAATCCAAATGTGGTGTATTCTAAATTTACCAGAAACGTAGCCTATTCTGTTTTAGCCAGATTATACCTCAATTCAGAAGCATTTATTGGACAGCCGCGCTGGCAGGATTGTTTAGATATGTGCCAGAAAATAACAGGATATAGTCTGACACCAGATTTCTTTTCGAATTTTGTGACAGAGAACCAGACTTCTCCAGAAATTATTTTTGCTATTCCATACGATTCAAAAGCAGGAACAGTTGGAAATTACATGAACTCAATGTCTTGTCATTACAATCAAAAATTAGCGATTTCTGCAATACCAAACAATTATCCTTGGAGTGCAAACGGAATGTGCGCGCAGCCTGGAGTTTATTCAACTTTTGCAGATACAGACAAAAGAAAAAAATGTATGCTTGAAGGCGATCAGATCAATCTTGCAACAGGTTCTGTAATTATGATGGACAACGGAGAACCGTTAACGTATACAGAGGATCTTACTAGTTTAGAAGATGCAAAAGAAAATGAAGGTGTTCGTTTACATAAATACGAAATGAAAGCGGGAGAACAATGGGAACGTGATCACGACTTTGTATTAATTCGTTATGCAGAAATCTTAATGATGCAGGCAGAATGTTACGTTCGTTTAGGTTCACCAGATTTAGCAAGACCATTTGTGCAGCAAGTGGCATCTCGTGCAGGTGAAGAATTGCCAGCAACAATTGATCTTAAATTTATTGATCAAGAGTTATTGAAAGAATTCATATTTGAAGGAAGAAGAAGAACAGACAACATTCGTTTTGGTACATTTTTCCTACCATGGTGGTCAAAAGATGCAACAGAGAAATACAGAGCTATTTTTCCAATTCCAAGTACCGTTTTAACTACAAATAAAAACCTAAAACAGAATCCTGGATATTAG
- a CDS encoding glycoside hydrolase family 71/99-like protein: MKRYITSLFFGLMSIAMAAGCSSDDKGSDKPVEPEKIAPVAIEKTNSTKIYMHYMPWFETNESSADKKWGYHWTMANKNPNNVGTNGRREIASYYYPLIGPYHSGDKNVIENHLLLMKYSGIDGILIDWYGTYDVNDYRMVKENTDQLIEMLDKVGLEYAIVYEDRFLTNVVNAGKAISVTGAAKTDLAYVEKNYFPDANYIKINGKPLLMNFGPIVLQTPTEWTNVFNTLTTKPTFLTLWDHSSMAGENASGEYAWVYKDNSYLTNFYTNTKPKLGVAMGSAYPGFKDFYAAGGGGAAIGWTIEHNNGATLDETLALAKNANINYLQLITWNDFGEGTMIEPTVEFGYSFIEKIKTFAGVKNTESVFTEISKLYSLRVEKKADANAQKKLDQAFNYFVSMQPAKAKQLLSEIK, encoded by the coding sequence ATGAAAAGATATATCACATCGTTATTTTTTGGTTTGATGAGTATTGCGATGGCTGCTGGATGCAGTAGCGACGATAAAGGTTCAGACAAACCAGTAGAACCAGAAAAAATAGCCCCTGTTGCGATTGAGAAAACCAACAGCACCAAAATTTATATGCACTATATGCCGTGGTTTGAAACCAACGAAAGCAGTGCCGATAAAAAATGGGGATATCACTGGACAATGGCAAACAAAAATCCGAACAACGTAGGAACAAACGGCCGAAGAGAAATTGCATCGTACTATTATCCGCTGATTGGACCTTATCACTCAGGCGATAAAAATGTGATCGAAAATCATTTACTGTTGATGAAATATTCAGGAATTGATGGAATTTTGATCGATTGGTACGGCACTTACGACGTAAACGATTATAGAATGGTCAAAGAAAATACAGACCAGCTTATTGAAATGCTTGATAAAGTAGGTTTAGAATATGCTATTGTGTACGAAGACCGATTTTTGACCAATGTTGTCAATGCAGGAAAGGCGATTTCGGTAACTGGTGCAGCAAAAACAGATTTGGCTTATGTAGAAAAGAATTATTTTCCTGATGCCAATTACATCAAGATTAATGGTAAACCGCTATTAATGAATTTTGGACCAATTGTTTTGCAGACTCCGACAGAATGGACAAACGTCTTTAATACTTTGACTACAAAACCAACTTTCCTAACACTTTGGGATCATTCGTCGATGGCAGGAGAAAATGCTTCTGGAGAATATGCATGGGTGTACAAAGACAATAGTTATCTGACGAATTTTTATACCAATACAAAACCAAAATTGGGTGTAGCAATGGGAAGCGCTTATCCTGGTTTTAAAGATTTTTATGCCGCAGGCGGAGGTGGTGCTGCTATTGGATGGACTATCGAACATAATAATGGAGCAACACTTGATGAAACGCTCGCTTTGGCTAAAAATGCAAATATAAATTACCTGCAGCTGATTACGTGGAATGATTTCGGAGAAGGCACAATGATTGAACCGACGGTAGAATTTGGGTATTCTTTTATCGAAAAAATCAAAACTTTTGCCGGAGTAAAAAATACCGAAAGTGTTTTTACAGAAATCAGCAAACTGTATAGCCTAAGAGTAGAAAAGAAAGCTGATGCCAATGCTCAGAAAAAATTAGATCAGGCTTTTAATTATTTTGTTTCTATGCAGCCTGCAAAAGCAAAACAGTTATTGAGCGAAATTAAATAA
- a CDS encoding glycoside hydrolase family 97 protein: MKNIKYRYCLIALASILLCACSTKKTYKISSPGKNTELVFELTASGQPQYSFTSDGKSVIEPSLMGFEFQEIQKMTDGFEVVSTEEKTADETWEQPWGEFKKIRDHHNELIVHLKESKGEERLVDIIFRVFDDGVGFRYSFPKQPHLGKVKISNEITQFTFKSENDVWWIPVHRENSYYESTYRKTPVSKTDTINTPATFETKEKLYVAIHEANLTDFASMTLLKMNNKQYKSELVPWADGVKVYAETPFQTPWRTIVVGKTPGDVATSTIMLNLNDPSKIEDLSWITPSKYIGIWWGMHLEKYTWGQGPKHGATTKNTKEYIDFAAKNGFDGVLVEGWNEGWDGDWTADGSAFSFVKAYPDFNLEEITKYAAIKNVRLIGHHETAGATKNYESQLEDAFKLYQKMGVNSVKTGYVNKYLDKKEWHDSQYGARHYRKVIETAAKYHIMIDNHEPMKGTGIQRTYPNFMSQEGGRGQEYNAWSVDGGNTPEHLTTLPFTRMLSGPFDYTPGNFNFDYKTPSGAKVQTTLANQLALYVIIFSPLQMASDLPENYVGKPEFQFIKDVPCTWSDTKVLDSKIGEYTTIARKDWDEKNWYLGSITNRNARDLKVALSFLDKDKEYEAEIYADGEGANYKTNPYPVAISKQKVNNKSVLNIKLGAGGGTAIKFSPIEK, translated from the coding sequence ATGAAAAACATAAAATATAGATACTGCCTGATTGCTTTGGCCTCGATATTGCTTTGCGCCTGTAGTACTAAAAAAACGTATAAAATCAGTTCTCCCGGAAAAAACACCGAACTAGTTTTTGAATTAACGGCTTCAGGTCAGCCACAATATAGTTTTACCTCAGATGGAAAATCGGTGATTGAACCTTCATTGATGGGATTTGAATTTCAGGAAATTCAGAAAATGACAGATGGTTTTGAAGTAGTTTCTACCGAAGAAAAAACAGCCGATGAAACGTGGGAACAACCGTGGGGTGAGTTCAAAAAAATTCGCGATCATCACAATGAATTGATTGTTCATTTAAAAGAATCAAAAGGAGAGGAACGTCTGGTTGATATTATTTTCAGGGTTTTTGATGATGGAGTTGGTTTTAGGTATTCTTTTCCAAAACAACCCCATTTAGGTAAAGTGAAAATTTCAAATGAAATTACTCAGTTTACATTCAAATCAGAAAATGATGTTTGGTGGATTCCGGTACATCGTGAAAATAGTTATTACGAAAGTACCTATCGCAAAACACCGGTTAGCAAAACAGATACAATAAACACGCCGGCAACTTTTGAAACAAAAGAGAAATTGTATGTTGCCATTCATGAAGCCAATTTAACTGATTTTGCTTCGATGACGCTTTTAAAAATGAATAATAAACAATATAAAAGCGAATTAGTGCCATGGGCAGATGGCGTAAAAGTATATGCAGAAACTCCATTTCAAACTCCGTGGAGAACCATAGTTGTAGGGAAAACACCGGGAGATGTTGCAACATCGACTATAATGTTAAATTTAAATGATCCTTCAAAAATTGAAGACCTTTCCTGGATTACACCATCTAAATATATTGGAATCTGGTGGGGAATGCATCTGGAAAAATACACTTGGGGACAAGGTCCAAAACATGGTGCCACCACCAAGAATACAAAAGAATATATTGATTTTGCTGCAAAAAATGGTTTTGACGGCGTTCTGGTTGAAGGCTGGAACGAGGGTTGGGATGGTGACTGGACTGCCGACGGATCTGCATTTAGTTTTGTAAAAGCCTATCCTGATTTTAACCTGGAAGAAATTACCAAGTATGCTGCGATAAAAAATGTTCGTTTAATTGGACATCATGAAACGGCTGGAGCTACTAAAAATTATGAAAGCCAGTTAGAAGATGCTTTTAAATTGTATCAAAAAATGGGTGTAAACTCAGTTAAAACGGGTTATGTAAACAAATATCTGGATAAAAAAGAATGGCACGATAGTCAATATGGAGCACGTCATTACAGAAAAGTAATCGAAACTGCGGCCAAATATCATATTATGATAGATAACCATGAACCTATGAAAGGAACCGGTATACAACGTACATATCCTAATTTTATGTCTCAGGAAGGTGGAAGAGGGCAGGAATACAATGCCTGGTCTGTAGATGGCGGAAATACTCCGGAACATTTAACTACTTTGCCTTTTACCAGAATGCTTTCCGGACCTTTTGATTACACACCGGGAAATTTTAATTTTGATTATAAAACGCCTTCAGGGGCCAAAGTACAAACTACACTGGCAAATCAATTAGCATTGTATGTCATTATTTTTAGTCCGTTGCAAATGGCTTCAGATTTACCGGAGAATTATGTAGGGAAACCTGAATTTCAATTCATAAAAGATGTGCCTTGTACCTGGTCGGATACTAAAGTTTTAGATTCTAAAATTGGAGAATATACTACCATTGCTCGTAAAGACTGGGATGAGAAGAATTGGTATTTAGGTTCAATCACAAACAGAAATGCGAGAGACTTAAAAGTAGCTTTATCATTTTTAGATAAGGATAAAGAATACGAAGCAGAAATCTATGCAGATGGAGAAGGAGCAAATTATAAAACAAATCCTTATCCGGTTGCGATTTCAAAACAAAAAGTGAATAATAAAAGTGTACTAAATATTAAATTGGGAGCTGGGGGAGGAACAGCCATAAAATTCTCTCCAATCGAAAAATAA